ATCAATTGAGCTGTCGCCGTAAAATCTGGATGATCTTGCCCCGACTCCTTTTCCACTTGCCAGCGTTTTGCCATAAGTGATCGATTTATCAACTCTAATTCTTCAAAACTCAACTTCATATTCGTGTTTCCCATATCAGTCTTTTTGATTTATTCTCGCTAATTTGGCTTTTGCTAAAACCATATTTTTGTATATTGTTTGGGTACTTGGGTGATTATCACCAAGCACTTTTGTTAAGGTTTGCAGCGCCTGCTCATAGTAACCAATGGCCTTGTCGTAATCGCCTTTGCCATACCAGGAACTGCCCAGATTGTTGCGCCGAATAGCAACGCTGGGGTGGTCTTCCCCTAAAGTGTTGAGGTCAATGGCCAGCGCCTGCTCAAAGTAACCAATGGCCTTGTCGTAATCGCCTTTCCTATCCCAGGTTAAGCCCAGATTACTGCGCGTTGTGGCAACGCTAGGGTGGTCTTCCCCGAAAGTGTTGAGGTCACTGGCCAGCGCCTGCTCTAAGTAACCAATGGCCTTGTCGTAATCGCCTTTGCTATACCATGCTAAGCCCAGATTATTGCGCGTTGTGGCAACGCTGGGGTGGTCTTCCCCGAAAGTGTTGAGGCCACTGGCCAGCGCCTGCTCAAAGTAACCAATGGCCTTGTCGTAATCGCCTTTGCTATCCCAGGCACTGCCCAGATTATTGCGCCGAATAGCAACGCTGGGGTGGTCTTCCCCGAAAGTGTTGAGGTCACTGGCCAGCGCCTGCTCAAAGTAACCAATGGCCTTGTCGTAATCGCTGAGCGTATTAGCAACTAATCCAGCAGCATTGCTGTAAAGCGAGTTGTCTGGTGAAAGTCTGGCGGCTTTTTGAAAGTGCTGAAAAGCATCAGCGTAGCGAATATCGCTATTAGCAATGACACCCCGTTGATAACTCGCTTCAGCAATGGCCTCAAGGGTTTCTTGTTCACTCACTTCGAATTGTGCAAAGAGCCTGTCAGCTTCTTGACTGTCAGCATTGAGCAAGGCTTTCTTGGCGCTTTCTAATAACGCTGAGTTGACGGCTCCTTTGAGTGATTCTAAACGTACTATTTGGGATTTTAATTCTGCAACGTATTCATCATAGGACGCTTTGCTATCCAACAGTTTGTTCTGCAACTCCTGCAACTGAACTTCCAGTATCGATTTCTCTTGACGGTGGGCGTCGTGCAGCTGCTGAGTAATTTCTGCTTCTCTGTGTTTTAAGCGGGTTTCATACTCTGCTAAAGAAATCCCAACCGTAATCTGCTGGTTGATATCACCACTGCCGGTATGGACGGTCGACGTTGAGGTGTCGCTATTACTCACAATCACCGATGGTGTTTTATTGGGATAGTAAGCGACCACAAGCGCAACAATGGCCGTGATTATCGCCGCTGCCAAACCTTGCAACACGCCTGCTTTTTGCCACCAAGGAGGCGAATTATGCTCTATCTGCGAGACCGGTTCCTTGGCTGCACTCTTAGAATAGTGCAAATGGCAATATCCACTAGCACTTGCCTTATTTTGGCAAGGTGTTCCTTTAGCGGTAGTACCTTGGCATGTCGAAGTTGTCATTAGAATCCATCCTTTAGATCATTGCTTCCTATTCAACTGGCTCAATACTGAATGTAGATTTATAGCCATTAAAAACTATTCCACACTCTTCATTTTCGGTAGCTAACAAGGCATTGGTTGTCGCAAACATTAACGTCTTCAAAACTTTTTCCATACAGTCATCAGATGATGAGAATTTAGCTTCCAAAACGCTGATAACATCATCAACAGCTTCACTTACATCAGACATTTCTGTTTCCTATTGTCTAAAGCTCAGTGCTTTTAAATCCAAAATCCATAATAGCCTGCGGATCTTCTTCGTTAATCAACCAACGAGATCCTTGACTCACCCACGAACCATTATTTTGTTCATACTGAACATCAGGTAAGCGGCCTATAAAACCTTTATCTGTTGCAAAGACTTTTTCTACACTATAGCTGGTACGAATGTTTTTTCTTTCGTTGTACGTGAATTCAGACATCAGTTATTAATTCCTATATCAAGATTGGCTCTTCGCAGAACCGACATTCGCCCAAAGAAAGTGCCTGTGTTTTACTAAATGACCAGTCACTAGCTATTGCAACATCAGAGGCAGTCATTTCCCTATAGTCATCTGTTTCTACTACCCCAGTAACATCGTAGCCAATACCATCAATTAAACTAATAACGTGATCATCAGCACTGCTGATTAGCGGCAAGGCCGCAGGAAATATAGTTCGTAAAAACAGGTGAAATTGATAGCAACCACCGCGTAAAAATATGCTCTCTACGTATGGTTCATTTCCTTTTAATGCTTTAATGACTTGCTCTACAGTTGGCATAATTTTACCTACTACTGAATAAGAGTTACTTCTGCTTTATTTCCTATACTTATAAATTGATTTATTTAGATAAAATTGCACGTTCCTCATGCTGATGGCATAAGTACACTTTTTGTGGGACATAATCACTAATTCCGCTTACAGTAACATTGCTAACTCTAGTGCAGCGCGTCCCTTTCTTTGTTAGTGATTGACACCGATTTAAATCATTATTATTCGCAGAATAAAAAGCAAGCAGGTGAGACTTTGATACATTGTGCTTTCTTGCTAATGCCAACGCTGGATCATGAATGAACAGTAGAGCTTCTTTTTCTTTGAAGTTGAAGACTCCAATTCCTCTAACCCCCACCTGTAACATTAAAGGCTCTGAAATGGAATCGACCTCGACAGTCATATCAAGACCAAACTCTTCACTTGATTGGTTAACAAGCTTGTTTAGCTTTAGAATATCTTTGTCTTCCATCATGTTTCCTCTATTAGCCTTTATGCCATTACAGCATGGTTTTGCATTTGCGCAACCGATTGGACAGACATCGTAAGCTGTCCGTTTTCAAACTGTGGCTTGAAGCGAAAGCCAATCTTGTATAAGCAGGTCATTAACTTATCGATAGAGAATTTTTCTATCCGGCCATTTACAAGGTCGCTTACTCTTGGTTGGGTGATACCCATTGCCGTCGCAGCTTGTTTCTGATCCCACCCTTTAGCATTCACAATGTCTCGAATTGCAATCATAAGGTCAGAGCGAGTTTGTAACTCTGACGCTTCTGCTGCATCTTCCGTAAGGGCGTCAAAAATATTGCTGTATTCTAATGCCATGTTTAGATCTCTTTGGTTAACTAATAAACAGCTTATATCAATACTGATATTTATACAAGCTCTGATATATTAGCCGTTAATTTCTTTCATCATTAGCTTGTAGCGTTTTTTGGCAGTATCCATTGCCTTCCGATCAACGCCGTTGGTGGTCTTGGTGAATGAATGAAGTATGAACACTGTATCAGCGAATTTAGCAACATAGACAGTTCGGTAAGCTGGCCTGCCATTTTCAATTAGCTCTACAGCACCAATCCCTACGCTGTCTTTCAAATGCTTAAATTTACTGAACGGCTCTTTATCCTGACAAATAGCGTTTAGGTCGTTGGCAAAACGTTTTTGAATAATTTCAGGCAAGGCAAGAAATTCTTTTTTTGACTGGTTATTAATAAATTTAAACTTCTTCGTCATAGCATAAATCTTCTTCTCTTCTTGAAGCTCTCTAACCGCTTGAGCTTGAGTTCTGCACGTTGCTCAAACCAATCGTATATAGGGCTTAACTGAACATAGTCCATTGTCAGGATATGCTTTATAGACTCTTCACTGAAACCAGTAATAATCATAATGTCAGTTGTACTAGCTCCATTGCGGTACATCTCAACAACACACGTTCTTATGAGCGATATGCGCCTTACTCCGTTGTCCCAAAGATTTGCTTTCTTGATAAACGAATCAAGTAGCTTATTCATCGAGTGAGGGCTAATAGAATTTCCGCGACTTTGTGTATTGAATGCCTTCAAACTATCATCTACAAACAAAGGCGCATTTGGATCTAATCCGTTGTAATGCTTATGTGGATAGCAGTTAATTTTATTCTTAATCAACCACCTAAAGTATGCTTCAAAGGCTTTCATCAACTCTGGATGACTAAGGACAATTGGCCGCTCGAAACCATCTCTTGCTATCTGTTCGGGCAATACCACTATTTCGTTTAATTCTCCCTCTGGTGATATGAACAACCTATTTGTCACAAACGTTAATTCAATCTCTCTGAGGCCAGCAACCGCTGCGAGTAAAATCAATAATTTATTTCTGTGCCTAAGTTCCGTGTTTCGCCCACAATTTCTGCTTACAAGCTGATCCCACAACTCGCTATTTGATAAAGGTCTACCTTCCACTTTTAACGCAATTTTTAGTAATAATTGCGTCAATAGTGACAGTTTATTTTTAATACAGCAACCTAAAAACGCAGTAGCACAAATGTATTAAGGTCTTTTGCCTATCAAATGGGAAACGTCCAGACATAAAAAAACCGCCACAAGGACGGTTTTTTATGTCATTTAATGAGCTGAATTAGCTTCAAGAACTTGCTTACAAATATCATTAAACCTTTCAGGATGAAGCGAAGGAGAAACATAATCATTTGTTTCTATACTCGACCAAATAAATTGGTCTTCCCATTCGTTCAACATAAAGAGATCTTGTTTCATAAGGGTTCTGTCAGAACTATTTCTATCAGCCTCACCAATCCAATCAAGTAAATCATCAATAAAGTCGTCTAAATCTATCAGCTTCCAATTTACTTTTTCTTCCTGAAACACTTCTTCCTTTATTTCATCATTATCAACAAAGACGTTGTAAGGAAAATTGAACGAAATTTTAGCTGATATAGCTTCTACATGTGAAGCACTCATAATGTGGTTTCCTCTTTCATAAAAAAGGGCAAACCACTTCCCAATCGGGACAATGATATTGCCCCTTTGGGTTCATGTTGTAGGCAGCTCATCGAGCTGCCGGTTTTATTTAATGTTTGGCCTTAGTGTCAAATACACCCGGAAAGTATTTCTCCGCTAAAGCATCTAAATCAGCAAACATGAAGAATGCACTCAACCCGACGACCAGAACGATGGGAACCACCACTCCTATTGCGTACCAGATTTCATACTTCGACATAATGTCACTCATATTATTTACCTCGTATTAGTGTACTTAACAAACCTCACCACCGCAAGAACAGCACCGGTCAGGATCATAAAGAATCCGACCACCAGCGCTACTACAGCAAATGAGAATTGAGCTGGAGATAAACCAGCACCAAAGACCAGTGAGAACAATCCCCCTGGAAAGAGGGAGGTTCCAAATGCCAGGAGAAGTACTTCCATAAGCAGAAGTACAACGTCTGACAGCTTCTTTTTCATAAGAATGCTCCTTATATGAAATAGGGAGCAGTAACCCATAGGGGCTCTTACTCCCCCGTGGGTTAAATTAGATGCAATCAGTCTTCTTCTTGAAGGTAACAATCCACATCAAGATTAAGCTGTCTGCACAGGGCTGTTTCCGCTTGGAAAAGGGATAGGCCTTTTAAGGTATCGTCTACCAATGAACCATCGTCATAGACGATGCGAAACGTTTTATTTTGATTGCTCATC
This is a stretch of genomic DNA from Alteromonas gilva. It encodes these proteins:
- a CDS encoding tetratricopeptide repeat protein: MHYSKSAAKEPVSQIEHNSPPWWQKAGVLQGLAAAIITAIVALVVAYYPNKTPSVIVSNSDTSTSTVHTGSGDINQQITVGISLAEYETRLKHREAEITQQLHDAHRQEKSILEVQLQELQNKLLDSKASYDEYVAELKSQIVRLESLKGAVNSALLESAKKALLNADSQEADRLFAQFEVSEQETLEAIAEASYQRGVIANSDIRYADAFQHFQKAARLSPDNSLYSNAAGLVANTLSDYDKAIGYFEQALASDLNTFGEDHPSVAIRRNNLGSAWDSKGDYDKAIGYFEQALASGLNTFGEDHPSVATTRNNLGLAWYSKGDYDKAIGYLEQALASDLNTFGEDHPSVATTRSNLGLTWDRKGDYDKAIGYFEQALAIDLNTLGEDHPSVAIRRNNLGSSWYGKGDYDKAIGYYEQALQTLTKVLGDNHPSTQTIYKNMVLAKAKLARINQKD
- a CDS encoding helix-turn-helix domain-containing protein, with the protein product MALEYSNIFDALTEDAAEASELQTRSDLMIAIRDIVNAKGWDQKQAATAMGITQPRVSDLVNGRIEKFSIDKLMTCLYKIGFRFKPQFENGQLTMSVQSVAQMQNHAVMA
- a CDS encoding type II toxin-antitoxin system RelE/ParE family toxin gives rise to the protein MTKKFKFINNQSKKEFLALPEIIQKRFANDLNAICQDKEPFSKFKHLKDSVGIGAVELIENGRPAYRTVYVAKFADTVFILHSFTKTTNGVDRKAMDTAKKRYKLMMKEING
- a CDS encoding integrase; this translates as MTQLLLKIALKVEGRPLSNSELWDQLVSRNCGRNTELRHRNKLLILLAAVAGLREIELTFVTNRLFISPEGELNEIVVLPEQIARDGFERPIVLSHPELMKAFEAYFRWLIKNKINCYPHKHYNGLDPNAPLFVDDSLKAFNTQSRGNSISPHSMNKLLDSFIKKANLWDNGVRRISLIRTCVVEMYRNGASTTDIMIITGFSEESIKHILTMDYVQLSPIYDWFEQRAELKLKRLESFKKRRRFML